The following are from one region of the Candidatus Zixiibacteriota bacterium genome:
- a CDS encoding efflux RND transporter periplasmic adaptor subunit, translating into MRQMLQYLLLIAIALLLLSCAGDSDSEIDVNVETTAVPVEIAIVQASDVQEEIDATGVVRAHYDANVSAETFGRVLRIVNDVGSKVAAGDDVIELDDRTQRLDVQKSRAQLDIAAASDAKMQSDLIRMEKLYLTKDISESEIEQARLLATTTRGEHELTKAVLGLAEKALADTRVSAPFGGEITAIYADVGEMVAAGQIAFTIVQIDTLEIHFDVPAADISSLAVGQPAVVTVPAFPGNLFHGIVKSIAIKASESTRTYPVEVLLANSSNGIRPGMLADVGITTGRQEGVIVVPASAVLRRNGKTVVLVDVNSTAKSKAVTVSSERGAEVVISSGLAAGDRLIVIGQNSLQDGSAIVVTD; encoded by the coding sequence ATGAGACAAATGTTGCAGTATCTTCTCTTGATAGCAATCGCACTGTTGTTGTTGTCGTGTGCGGGGGACAGTGATAGCGAGATCGACGTAAATGTTGAAACCACTGCGGTGCCTGTCGAAATAGCAATTGTGCAAGCCAGTGATGTGCAAGAGGAGATTGATGCCACAGGTGTGGTGCGAGCGCATTATGATGCTAATGTCAGCGCGGAAACATTCGGCAGAGTCTTGCGGATTGTCAACGATGTGGGAAGCAAAGTCGCTGCCGGTGATGATGTTATTGAACTCGACGACAGAACTCAGAGACTTGATGTTCAAAAGAGCAGAGCTCAGCTTGACATTGCTGCGGCATCCGACGCCAAGATGCAGAGCGACCTCATCCGAATGGAGAAGCTCTATCTCACCAAAGACATTTCAGAGTCGGAGATCGAGCAGGCTCGCCTGCTGGCAACGACAACTCGCGGAGAGCATGAGCTTACGAAGGCCGTGCTCGGACTTGCCGAGAAAGCTCTGGCTGACACAAGAGTCTCGGCTCCTTTTGGCGGTGAAATCACGGCGATATACGCCGATGTGGGAGAGATGGTCGCCGCCGGACAGATCGCGTTCACCATAGTGCAGATCGACACGCTGGAAATCCATTTCGATGTCCCGGCAGCAGATATAAGCAGCTTGGCTGTCGGGCAGCCAGCCGTTGTTACTGTTCCTGCTTTTCCGGGCAATCTGTTTCACGGCATTGTCAAATCAATTGCCATCAAGGCATCAGAGTCGACTCGGACATATCCAGTTGAAGTGCTGCTGGCGAACAGCAGCAACGGAATCAGACCCGGTATGTTGGCAGATGTCGGTATCACCACAGGTCGTCAGGAGGGCGTTATCGTAGTGCCGGCCAGTGCGGTCCTGCGGCGAAACGGCAAGACGGTCGTTTTAGTGGACGTGAACTCCACGGCTAAGTCGAAAGCAGTCACCGTGTCATCAGAGCGTGGGGCAGAAGTCGTCATCTCATCCGGCCTTGCAGCCGGTGATAGACTGATAGTTATCGGACAGAACAGCCTTCAGGACGGCTCAGCTATTGTTGTCACAGATTGA
- a CDS encoding efflux RND transporter permease subunit — translation MKKISDFAVDNPVLVNLIMIGIIAIGALWALPQMPRELMPNMSLNWAFVVVPYPGVSPEEIEQYITIPLEDEIEGVDRIESLTSTSSEGLSQVSAKFETMSDDDFDKRFQDLESTVNSMRDLPEDAEDPILIDFGTEEFIPMVSVVVSGDIPEPEMKSLAEDLRDIIEDIEGISQAAIYGVRDREIWVEVNSSRLEFYNLSLGHIVTALASQNVSIPGGQIDIDREEYLLRTIGQFESIDQIRNVVISSTPDGGIVRLSDVAQATDTFERRRTTSRFNGDVSMTISLSKKPKGNTIALIEEVRKTVDDFRRSLPEGVSLSVTGDTGILIDEVLTALSNNAYFGLVLVIILLTIVMGWRNSLFAAIGIPVSFLATFIFLWLSGESLNGNSLFGLVLVLGVIVDDAIIVIENSYRYMQLGYSPHQAAKIGTAEVVGPVFSATLTTIAAFLPLMFVPGIIGKFMRIVPIVVSLALAASLFEAFVILPSHIAEWSPKKLLRVRKRYNRRIRKFRLRYVRILKFSLKHRYAAISSVVVMFLLAGTFMFIVTGVELFREDEMDVMQVWVTMPPGTRIEATDEVIKKIERLAWKLPEGEVESVIGNAGVMQTDKEWVSRSYVGQLMINLKNKKDRQFTGPELREMMERIIAPEVAGIEDITVVTISTGPPVGAPIEFKVKGKYFDRLEELAMELQDSLAAVPGVYGIFDDYQPGKRELQVDVDIERSAMLGLDVRTVAAAVGTAFEGAVATVYRDGDEEVDVMVKFDEESRGKVDDIENMKILNRLGSLVTFKDVARLSTKQGLADIHRFNGERAITISAELDKSESTIDAAVAKVAQAFQSVSLKYPGYRIDFGGEFKEFETAFDNITMLFMVGMILIYAILGAQFKSFAQPLIIMFTIPFAFIGAALGLFVTGNPFSITTMYGIVALAGIVVNDSLVLISFVNRRRELGARRLRAIMKGGLIRLRPIVLTSITTIFGLLPMTLGFGGKSLVWSPLANTIVWGLTVATGMTLFIIPALYLIVSDISRYLGLSRFKSDITEKSLLRKPS, via the coding sequence ATGAAGAAGATTTCTGATTTTGCGGTCGATAACCCGGTCCTCGTAAACCTCATAATGATCGGTATCATTGCGATTGGGGCTTTGTGGGCGCTGCCGCAAATGCCTCGCGAGCTGATGCCGAACATGTCGCTCAATTGGGCATTTGTCGTCGTTCCCTATCCCGGCGTCTCGCCGGAGGAAATCGAACAATACATTACCATCCCGCTGGAAGACGAAATCGAGGGAGTCGATAGGATCGAGAGTCTGACTTCGACGTCATCTGAAGGTTTGTCGCAGGTGTCGGCGAAGTTCGAGACAATGTCTGACGATGACTTCGACAAGCGATTTCAAGATCTGGAATCTACGGTCAATTCCATGCGTGATCTTCCGGAAGACGCCGAGGATCCGATTCTAATCGATTTTGGCACCGAGGAATTCATTCCGATGGTGTCTGTCGTAGTCTCTGGAGACATTCCCGAACCGGAGATGAAAAGTCTCGCCGAAGACCTCCGCGATATAATCGAAGACATTGAAGGTATCTCACAAGCAGCGATCTACGGGGTCCGAGATCGCGAAATTTGGGTAGAGGTCAATTCGTCGAGGCTCGAGTTCTACAATCTGTCGCTTGGGCATATAGTCACCGCACTGGCCTCACAGAATGTCTCTATACCGGGTGGGCAGATTGATATTGATCGAGAAGAGTATCTTCTGCGCACGATAGGCCAGTTCGAATCGATAGATCAGATCAGAAACGTTGTGATCTCATCTACGCCGGATGGCGGCATTGTACGGTTGTCGGATGTCGCCCAGGCTACCGACACTTTTGAGAGACGCAGGACTACTTCCCGCTTCAACGGTGATGTTTCGATGACAATCTCTTTGTCGAAAAAACCGAAGGGGAATACGATCGCGCTGATCGAAGAGGTAAGAAAGACAGTGGATGATTTCAGGCGGAGTTTGCCTGAAGGTGTCTCGCTCTCTGTCACCGGTGATACGGGTATCCTGATTGACGAGGTTCTGACAGCGCTTTCCAATAATGCCTATTTCGGTCTGGTACTGGTTATCATACTGCTCACTATTGTAATGGGCTGGCGCAATTCACTCTTCGCGGCAATCGGAATCCCGGTCTCTTTCCTTGCAACGTTCATCTTCCTGTGGCTGAGCGGCGAGTCGCTTAACGGCAATTCGCTGTTCGGGCTTGTTCTTGTGCTCGGTGTTATCGTCGATGATGCGATTATCGTGATAGAGAACAGCTATCGATACATGCAACTCGGTTACAGTCCGCACCAGGCAGCGAAGATCGGGACCGCAGAAGTCGTCGGCCCCGTATTTTCCGCGACTCTTACGACAATCGCGGCTTTCCTGCCTTTGATGTTTGTGCCTGGTATAATCGGCAAGTTCATGAGGATTGTCCCAATAGTTGTCAGCCTCGCTTTGGCCGCCTCTTTGTTTGAAGCATTCGTCATTCTCCCATCTCATATCGCCGAATGGAGCCCGAAGAAATTGCTACGCGTCAGAAAGAGATACAATCGACGGATCAGAAAATTCCGGCTTCGCTATGTCAGAATTCTCAAATTCAGTCTCAAGCATCGATACGCGGCCATATCTTCTGTTGTTGTGATGTTTCTCCTTGCCGGGACATTCATGTTCATCGTCACGGGAGTCGAGTTGTTTCGTGAGGATGAAATGGACGTAATGCAAGTATGGGTCACAATGCCACCCGGCACCAGAATCGAGGCGACCGACGAAGTCATCAAGAAGATCGAGCGGTTGGCGTGGAAGTTGCCTGAAGGAGAGGTCGAATCGGTCATAGGAAATGCAGGGGTTATGCAAACCGACAAGGAATGGGTGAGCAGAAGTTATGTCGGGCAGCTAATGATTAACCTCAAGAACAAGAAAGATCGCCAGTTCACCGGACCCGAACTCCGTGAGATGATGGAGCGGATCATTGCGCCGGAAGTCGCGGGTATAGAGGACATCACTGTAGTCACGATCAGCACCGGGCCTCCCGTAGGGGCGCCCATAGAGTTCAAGGTCAAAGGAAAGTACTTCGATCGACTCGAAGAGCTTGCGATGGAACTCCAGGACTCGCTGGCTGCCGTTCCGGGGGTATATGGGATTTTCGACGATTACCAGCCGGGGAAACGGGAATTGCAGGTTGATGTCGACATCGAACGCTCCGCCATGCTCGGACTTGATGTGAGAACTGTTGCTGCGGCAGTCGGGACAGCATTCGAAGGTGCGGTGGCGACTGTTTACCGTGACGGGGATGAGGAAGTAGATGTGATGGTTAAGTTCGATGAGGAGAGCCGTGGGAAAGTCGATGACATAGAGAATATGAAGATACTGAATCGCTTAGGCAGCTTGGTAACATTCAAGGATGTTGCTCGACTCTCGACGAAACAGGGTTTGGCTGATATCCACCGTTTCAACGGAGAGAGAGCGATCACAATTTCAGCCGAGTTGGACAAGTCCGAGAGCACGATCGATGCAGCGGTGGCGAAAGTCGCTCAAGCATTTCAGTCAGTTTCACTCAAATACCCCGGTTATCGAATCGATTTTGGCGGTGAGTTCAAGGAGTTTGAAACGGCTTTTGATAACATAACTATGCTGTTCATGGTTGGGATGATCCTCATATATGCGATATTGGGAGCTCAGTTCAAATCTTTTGCACAACCACTGATCATAATGTTCACGATCCCGTTCGCATTTATCGGCGCCGCTCTCGGACTTTTTGTGACAGGTAATCCATTCTCTATCACGACTATGTACGGGATTGTGGCGCTTGCTGGAATAGTCGTCAACGACTCCCTGGTCCTGATAAGCTTTGTCAATCGGCGCAGAGAATTGGGGGCACGAAGGCTCCGGGCGATCATGAAAGGTGGCTTGATCCGTCTGCGGCCGATTGTACTCACTTCGATTACGACAATATTCGGGCTTCTGCCCATGACACTCGGATTTGGAGGCAAATCTCTTGTCTGGTCGCCGCTTGCGAACACTATTGTGTGGGGGCTGACCGTTGCAACCGGCATGACTCTCTTCATTATACCAGCCCTTTATCTGATAGTCAGCGATATCTCCCGATATCTCGGTCTTTCGCGTTTCAAATCTGATATCACAGAGAAATCACTTCTGCGAAAGCCATCCTAA